Within the Bacillus pumilus genome, the region AGGAAACTGTCATGTCTTTATTGATCAAACAGCCAATGTGAAAAAAGCGATTGAGATCGTCATCAATGCAAAAACGAATCGTCCAGCAGTATGTAATGCACTTGAAACGCTGATCATCCATCGCGATTGGCTGAAAGAAAATGCGGCATCATTGAATGATGCCCTGCTTGAGCACGATGTCACCGTACATGGTGACGAGGCTGCATTGTCTCATTTTTCAAATGCCATTCTTGCTGAGGAAGTAGACTGGACAGATGAGTATTTAAGTCTTGATCTTGCCATAAAGGTAGTCGATTCAATCGAGGAAGCGATCCAGCATATTGAGAAATACGGTACAAAACATTCAGAAGCCATCGTGACAGAGGATGAAGAGCAGGCACTCATATTTTTAAACGAAGTCGATGCGGCGGCAGTTTATCATAACGCATCTACTCGCTTTACAGACGGTGGTGCACTTGGATATGGAGCTGAAATTGGCATCTCCACACAAAAATTGCACGCCAGAGGTCCAATGGGGCTGCCAGCACTCACAACAACGAAGTTACTTCTGTCTGGTGACGGTCAGATTAGAAGCTAGATGAGATTCAAAAAACACTACCTTTTTTCATGGGGTAGTGTTTTTTAGTGTATGATGAAAGGATAGATGAGAAAGGGGTATGACATGGAGAATATCAACTTATCCATTTATTTGAGAGATTTTATAGAAGACGATGCTGAAGCGCTGACAACACTTGAATATGAAAATCGTGATTTCTTTCAGCCCTTTACTTCATTGAGACAAGAACATTTTTACACCATACCTGAGCAATTGAAGCGAATTCAGATGTATCAGAAAGGTCGGAAAAACGATGAGACATATGCAAAGGGTATTTTTCATCGTGAGACCAATCAACTCATTGGATCGATTACACTGTCTGGTATTGTCAGAGATGTGATTCAAAGTGCTTGGCTTGGCTACGGTCTTGATCAAAATCAAAATGGTAAAGGCTACACAACTCAAGCCATTGCGCTCATGCTTGATGAGGCATTTCAAAAGCTTGACCTGCATAGGATAGAGGCAGGTGTTCAGCCTCATAACCGCGGGTCTATTCGAGTACTTGAAAAAGCAGGCTTTCAAAAAGAAGGTCTATCTAGGCAAAATGTGAAAATTAATGGAGAATGGAAAGATCATTATTTATTTGCCATATTGTCTACAGATGAACGACCTAGTATTCTATCATGATAAAAACTCCCTATACGAGGGAGTTTCAGCGTGTAGACAAACCATCGCATTCGTTGTCAGGTCTGCGCTTCGGTGCTCACGAATGTCAAATTCGCTCCGCTCCGGTGCTCGTCCTTCCTAGACTTTAAAGGTTTTCTATCACGCTGAAAAGAAGAAAAAGGGCTAAAATGATGATCATTTTAGCCCTTTTTCAACAATCTGAAACTCCTATTACGAGGGAGTTTTTTTATCGTTTCCATGCATTCATTTGTTACAGCAGGTTTTCTTCATCACTTTCTCAAACTTAAAAAATTCAAATTCCTCAGGTGCTGTGTGCTCACTTTCTCTCTCATCCTCTTGAGGTGCGTTTGGATCTTGATGTTTCATATGATAAAACTCCACAATTTGAAAGCCGCATTTATTGACATAGAAGTGAATGTTGCGTTTTTCAAAATATGGGGTCACAACCTCCCAGACAATCGTTTCTGGATATTGCGCCTCAATGGCTTTCCATGCTGCCTGACCAATGCCTTTTCCGTGTGAGGATGAAGAGATGTATAATAGGTCAACTGAATTGTGGTTGGTCTCTTGGTTGATTTTAATAACCACGCCGCCTGCCTTTTCGCCATTTAGCATAATATGATAAACAATGTGGTCATTCGAATGAAAAGATGCGTCAATCACATCATCTGGAGGAATCGGCCCGTCATGCGCATCGCCAAATGCGTCAATCACGCCAGCTGTAAAAGCTTTCTGTAGCTCATTTTTCATAAAAGGGAAGTCTTCTTTTTTTGCAAGTTCTAATGTCACTTCATGTTGAGTGATGTTGTTCATGTTTTTATCCTTTCCAAGCGTAATAGTGTTCTGCATGTTATCATAAAGGGTGGAGTAACTCCATAGTCAAGAGAGGAGCCTTAATTTTGATGAATGATGTGCAAAAAACATTTTTCACTGGAGAATTTGCCAAGTTATTTGATGTGAAGAAAGATACCTTGTTTTATTACGATAAAATTGATTTATTTAAGCCTGCTGGTGTCCATGAAAATGGGTACCGTTACTATACCCTTGAGCAATTTGACCATTTCATAGCGATCCAATCCCTTCGTGCTGTGCAATTTCCGATAAAAGAGTTAAAACAATATTTCACTGAGCCTTCCCGCGAAAGGCTTCAAAGCCTAGCAGCTGAACAAATAGAAAAGGTCAAACAAGAGATTGAAAAACTTCAAGATATCCAGTCTTTTCTTATGCGGGTGGTGGAGACAACGCATGAATTATCAACTGTGAAAATAGGGGAGGTGCTGTTTCAAGAGCTGCCGGAAGAACCAGTTGTACTAAGCGCATCAAACCCGATCGACATGAATACATCCGTAGAAGAAATATCTCGTATTGTAGGACATTTTCTAAAGGAAATTGGCATAAAAGGGGCTGCTGCAAATGGAGCTGTCTTAAAAAAGGAACAGTTCCTTCAGCGTCAATATCATCAGTCAGATCAGTTGTTCTGCCGAATGGAAGCGCCGGAAGCAGTTAAAAAACCTGCTGGCCTTTATGCGGTGATGTATGATCAAGGATCATATGAAGAGATTGAATCTGCTTATTCGCGCTTGTTAGATGAAATTGAAAAAGAGGACATGATACTAGATGGAGATGTATTTGAAGAGTATTTGCTTCATTCACTCATGTCTAAAGATGAAGCAGAGTATATAACGAAACTCAGTGTAAAAGTGAAAAAGCACTTAGATTAACCAAAAAAGGATAGACCGCAGGGATGCGCGTCTATCCTTTTTGATATTAACCGACTTGATTCTCGGTAAATTGGCTCATATATAAGTCTGCATAAAAGCCATTTTGTTTTAAGAGTTCGCTGTGTGTTCCTTTTTCAATGATGGTACCATCTTTCATGACTAGAATAAGGTCGGCATCTTTAATCGTCGACAGTCTGTGTGCAATGACAAAGCTCGTTCTGCCGTTCATCAATTCATTCATCGCTTTTTGAATGTGCATCTCTGTCCGTGTATCCACACTGCTCGTCGCTTCATCTAATATTAAGATCTTTGGATCAGATAAAATCGCACGGGCGATGGTTAACAGCTGGCGCTGACCTTGGGACAAATTGCCGGCATCTTCTGTTAAGAGTGTGTCATATCCGTCTGGAAGCGTGCGGATGAAGTCATCAGCATATGCATGTTTGGCGGCTTTGATGACATCCTCTTTTGAGACGTTCTGCCTGCCATAGGCAATATTGTCATGAATCGTCCCTTCAAAAAGCCACGTATCCTGAAGAACCATCGCAAATAAGTCGCGTACTTGCTGACGGCTGAGATCAGTAGTTTTGACGCCACCGATGCGGATAGAGCCTTGATCTAATTCATAGAAACGCATTAAAAGATTGATGATGGTTGTTTTTCCAGCGCCTGTTGGCCCAACAATCGCAACCGTTTGACCTTCTTTGACATCTAAACTCAAATTTTTAATAATCGGATGGTCTTTTTCATATCCAAATTGAACTTGTTCAAAGCTCACATCGCCTGAAAGTGATTCAAGGTCAATTGCTGCATCTTCCTCAGCATTTTCTTCTTCCTCATCCAGGATGTCAAACACCCTTTCAGCAGAAGCAATCGCTGATTGAACCAAGTTGGCGACGCTTGATGCTTGCACGAGCGGTTGAGACATTTGCTGCGTATATTGGATAAACGCCTGCACATCCCCGACACGAATATTCCCGTTTATTACAAGAATACCGCCAGCTACACTGACTGCCACATAGCCAAGGTTCCCGATAAACGTCATCAATGGCATCATTAAGCCGGAAATGAACTGCGCTTTTCTCGATGATTCATATAGCTGTTCGTTTAATTGATCAAATGTATCGATCGCTTTCTTTTCATAGCCATATGCACGAACCGTTTGGTGCCCTGTGAACATTTCATTAATATGTCCATTGATCATCCCAAGCTCTTTTTGCTGCGCTTTAAAATGTTTTTGAGAAAATGACGTAATGCCGCGAATCGCAAACAGGCTGAGCGGTAGCGTCAAACAAACGAGCAAGGTCAGAAGCGGACTAATGAATAGCATCATGACAACAATCCCAATGACCGTGATGACAGATGTAATCACTTGGGTGAGTGCCTGTTGAAGCGAAGTATTAATATTATCGATGTCATTCATCACACGGCTCAGTGTGTCCCCATGGGTTGTTTTATCAAAATATCGAAGGGGGAGACGGGTGAGCTTGTCATTTGCTTCCTGCCTCAATTCAGCAATGGTCTGTTGGGAGACACCCGCCATCACATATTGCTGAACAAATGAAAAGAGAGAGGCAACGACATATAATAGGATAAGCAGTAATAAAATCCGCGAAATGACATCAAATTGAACAGCCGTTCCTTGAGTAAAGCTGTCAAATAGGGAAGAGGTGGCATCCCCTAGCAGCTTTGGACTAATGACATTAAAAACGGTTGAACCGACCGCTGCAATAAAAACAAGGATCAGCTGAAATTTTCTCGGTTTCAAATAGCCAATCAAACGAATTAGTGTTTTCTTAAATTCCTTTGGTTTTGCGACAGGCCCTCTAGGGTGGCCGCCTTTATGGCCCATGCCGGAAGACATTTTCTTACTCATCCTCGCTCCACCTCCTGACCTTCCTGTGATGCCACAATCTCTTGATAGACAAGATTGTCCTTCAGTAATTGTTCATGCGTTCCGATACCTGCAATTTTCCCTTCATCTAGTACGATGATTTTATCACTATGCTTCACTGTGCTAATTCTTTGCGCCACAATGATGAGAGCAGCATGTGCTTTTTCGGCTTCTAATGATGCCCGAAGCTTTGCATCTGTTTTATAATCAAGTGCTGAGAAACTATCGTCAAACAGATAGAATGACGGCTTTCTCACCAGCGCTCTTGCAATAGAAAGACGTTGCTTTTGACCGCCAGATAGATTCGATCCACCCTGGTCAATTTCCGCATCGATGCCGCCATCTTTTTGCAAAACAAATTCTTCTGCCTGCGCCGTGCGAAGCGCCTGCCAAACATCTTCATCGCTTGCATCCTGTCTGCCAAATCGCACATTATCGGCAATGGTTCCACTAAATAAAACCGCTTTTTGAGAAACATAGCCCATCTGGCTTCTCAGTTTCTCCTGAGGCAAATCTCTAATGTCTACACCATCAAGTGTAATCCGGCCTTCTGTCGCTTCGTAAAATCGCGTCATTAGCTGGAGAAGGGTGGTTTTCCCTGAACCTGTACTGCCGATAATAGCTGTCGTTTCGCCAGTTTTGGCTTCAAATGTAATATCTTGAACCGCCGGTTTTTCCGCATTTGAGTAATAAAATGACACATCCTCAAAGCGAATGGATTGTGCGGGCGCACGCAGGTCAGTAACCGTTCCTTCATTGTCTTGAATTTTCGGTTCCATGTTTAACACTTCGTTCATGCGTTTAGCTGATGCTTGTGCTCTTGGAACCATAATAAAACTCATTGACAGCATAATCAGTGCCATTAAAATCATCATCGCATATTGGATAAAGGCAATCAGATTCCCAACTTCCATCTCTCCGGCATCAATTCGGTTTGCACCAAGCCAGACGATGCCGATATTTGTGAAGTTCATGATGATGAGCATAAATGGAAACAAGTAAGCCATTAAACGGTTAACTCTAAGGCCCGTATCCTTGTAGGATGTGTTGGCTTCTTGAAAACGTTCCTTTTCATCATCTACACGGTTAAAAGCACGAATGACCCGGATGCCTGAAAGAGATTCTCGCATAATTAAATTCAGTCGGTCTGTTTTTTTCTGAAGCTGACCGAAGAGCGGAATGGCCTTTCTCGATACTAAATAGATAAATCCGCCAAGAAGGGGAAGGGCTGCTAAAAAGATGAGAGATAGGACAGCATCTCGGGATACAGCCAAAATAATTCCGCCCACAAGCATGAGCGGGGCTCTCGTCATCATTTGTAAAATCATGATCGTAACATCTTGGACTTGTTTCACATCATTTGTCGATCTTGTAATAAAGGAAGACGTGCCGATTTTTTGAAATTCTTCTAGTGAAAATTGTTCGACATGCACAAAAAGCTGTCTTCTCATATCACGCCCGAAGCCAAGTGCAGTCTTTGATGACAAGTAAGATTTCCAGATCGTGAGCAAGATGGCAAGTAGAGAACAAGCCACCATCCAGCCGCCAACCTTCCATATGTAAGCAATATCTCCTTGGACGATCCCGACATCGACGATATCTGCCGTAAGCGTCGGTAAATACAGCTGGAGCATACTGCTTAAAAAGGTGAGGATCACAATGGACACAACGGATAGCCGATAAGGCTTTAAAAACGATAAAATTGATTTCATACAAATACCTTTCTTCCATATAGTCTGTTGTTCTGTAACCCATCATATACAAAGAGGGTTTATTTCTACAAATGAAATGTCTTGTTTGAATGAATTATTTATATTGTTCGATTTTAGAAAAGAAATCCTTCACAAACACATAAAAATCATGAGCGGATGGAGACATTTCTCGTGATTTAGAAGCAATAATGCCAACGGTTCTTCTCACCTGCGGAAAATCGATCGGAATTTTCACTGTAAATCGCGGTGTGGTTTCATAAAAAGCACTTTCGGGTAATAAGGTAACGCCCATACCCGCTGATACGAGACCTTTAATGGCGTCTAAATCTTCTCCCTCTGATGAAATGGTTGGTTCATAGCCTGCCTGCTTAC harbors:
- a CDS encoding GNAT family N-acetyltransferase, translated to MENINLSIYLRDFIEDDAEALTTLEYENRDFFQPFTSLRQEHFYTIPEQLKRIQMYQKGRKNDETYAKGIFHRETNQLIGSITLSGIVRDVIQSAWLGYGLDQNQNGKGYTTQAIALMLDEAFQKLDLHRIEAGVQPHNRGSIRVLEKAGFQKEGLSRQNVKINGEWKDHYLFAILSTDERPSILS
- a CDS encoding GNAT family N-acetyltransferase; translation: MNNITQHEVTLELAKKEDFPFMKNELQKAFTAGVIDAFGDAHDGPIPPDDVIDASFHSNDHIVYHIMLNGEKAGGVVIKINQETNHNSVDLLYISSSSHGKGIGQAAWKAIEAQYPETIVWEVVTPYFEKRNIHFYVNKCGFQIVEFYHMKHQDPNAPQEDERESEHTAPEEFEFFKFEKVMKKTCCNK
- a CDS encoding MerR family transcriptional regulator, which encodes MMNDVQKTFFTGEFAKLFDVKKDTLFYYDKIDLFKPAGVHENGYRYYTLEQFDHFIAIQSLRAVQFPIKELKQYFTEPSRERLQSLAAEQIEKVKQEIEKLQDIQSFLMRVVETTHELSTVKIGEVLFQELPEEPVVLSASNPIDMNTSVEEISRIVGHFLKEIGIKGAAANGAVLKKEQFLQRQYHQSDQLFCRMEAPEAVKKPAGLYAVMYDQGSYEEIESAYSRLLDEIEKEDMILDGDVFEEYLLHSLMSKDEAEYITKLSVKVKKHLD
- a CDS encoding ABC transporter ATP-binding protein, whose product is MSKKMSSGMGHKGGHPRGPVAKPKEFKKTLIRLIGYLKPRKFQLILVFIAAVGSTVFNVISPKLLGDATSSLFDSFTQGTAVQFDVISRILLLLILLYVVASLFSFVQQYVMAGVSQQTIAELRQEANDKLTRLPLRYFDKTTHGDTLSRVMNDIDNINTSLQQALTQVITSVITVIGIVVMMLFISPLLTLLVCLTLPLSLFAIRGITSFSQKHFKAQQKELGMINGHINEMFTGHQTVRAYGYEKKAIDTFDQLNEQLYESSRKAQFISGLMMPLMTFIGNLGYVAVSVAGGILVINGNIRVGDVQAFIQYTQQMSQPLVQASSVANLVQSAIASAERVFDILDEEEENAEEDAAIDLESLSGDVSFEQVQFGYEKDHPIIKNLSLDVKEGQTVAIVGPTGAGKTTIINLLMRFYELDQGSIRIGGVKTTDLSRQQVRDLFAMVLQDTWLFEGTIHDNIAYGRQNVSKEDVIKAAKHAYADDFIRTLPDGYDTLLTEDAGNLSQGQRQLLTIARAILSDPKILILDEATSSVDTRTEMHIQKAMNELMNGRTSFVIAHRLSTIKDADLILVMKDGTIIEKGTHSELLKQNGFYADLYMSQFTENQVG
- a CDS encoding ABC transporter ATP-binding protein; the protein is MKSILSFLKPYRLSVVSIVILTFLSSMLQLYLPTLTADIVDVGIVQGDIAYIWKVGGWMVACSLLAILLTIWKSYLSSKTALGFGRDMRRQLFVHVEQFSLEEFQKIGTSSFITRSTNDVKQVQDVTIMILQMMTRAPLMLVGGIILAVSRDAVLSLIFLAALPLLGGFIYLVSRKAIPLFGQLQKKTDRLNLIMRESLSGIRVIRAFNRVDDEKERFQEANTSYKDTGLRVNRLMAYLFPFMLIIMNFTNIGIVWLGANRIDAGEMEVGNLIAFIQYAMMILMALIMLSMSFIMVPRAQASAKRMNEVLNMEPKIQDNEGTVTDLRAPAQSIRFEDVSFYYSNAEKPAVQDITFEAKTGETTAIIGSTGSGKTTLLQLMTRFYEATEGRITLDGVDIRDLPQEKLRSQMGYVSQKAVLFSGTIADNVRFGRQDASDEDVWQALRTAQAEEFVLQKDGGIDAEIDQGGSNLSGGQKQRLSIARALVRKPSFYLFDDSFSALDYKTDAKLRASLEAEKAHAALIIVAQRISTVKHSDKIIVLDEGKIAGIGTHEQLLKDNLVYQEIVASQEGQEVERG